Proteins from a genomic interval of Candidatus Deferrimicrobium borealis:
- a CDS encoding septum formation initiator family protein has protein sequence MTIPLKDPNRNKRRLPLFIAAAMVIAAVCISLFRDMGIVDSWRLRNTERQLRGEVEKLRQENALLKRTVEDLRGNPAVIEQEARRLGLIKEGENVIVVPQRQEPRPQAPPKPGKNRP, from the coding sequence ATGACGATCCCCCTGAAGGATCCGAACCGGAACAAGCGCCGACTTCCGCTGTTCATCGCGGCGGCCATGGTGATCGCAGCGGTGTGCATCTCGCTGTTTCGCGACATGGGGATCGTCGACAGCTGGAGGCTCCGCAATACGGAGCGCCAGCTTCGCGGCGAGGTCGAAAAGCTTCGACAGGAGAACGCGCTGCTCAAGCGCACGGTCGAGGATCTTCGCGGCAACCCGGCGGTCATCGAACAGGAGGCCCGCCGCCTCGGCCTCATCAAGGAGGGGGAGAACGTCATCGTCGTCCCCCAGCGGCAGGAGCCCCGTCCGCAAGCCCCCCCCAAGCCCGGCAAGAACCGTCCCTAG
- a CDS encoding bifunctional anthranilate synthase component II/anthranilate phosphoribosyltransferase: protein MIAVIDNYDSFTWNLVQYICELGAEVSVFRNDAITVKELALRNPAGLVISPGPGGPDDAGISLEAIREFEDRIPILGVCLGHQCIGQAFGGRIVHAQALMHGKTSRVRHNGKGIFSMIENPMTATRYHSLAVERGTLPKDLEVCAEAEDGEVMGVRHLEKPVFGVQFHPESILTQSGMRLLENFLSLIDPTQPVLREFGTIQEAIAAVSGRRNLSGDGMRDAMRMIMGGEASPAQIASFLSCLSMKGETITEIAAAAEVMRQKAIRIVPPAGKEVLDTCGTGGDRAGTFNISTTVAFVAAGSGVAVAKHGNRSVTSRSGSADVLEALGMDLNSDPALVQRALDEVGITFMFAPRFHAAMKYAIGPRREIAIRTIFNILGPISNPAGVRRQVVGVFSEELGDTYARVLAESGHLHAFVVHGTDGLDEVSLAAPTIVWEVREGKVKRFLFDPRPFGFEYVPLGALRGGDAAANARILLGVLSGDPGPARQAVLVNAAFAAVAGGAAEDLREGVRTATRSIDSGASMERLRGFLAILGKREAR, encoded by the coding sequence ATGATCGCCGTCATCGATAATTACGATTCGTTCACCTGGAACCTCGTGCAATATATCTGCGAACTCGGCGCCGAGGTGTCGGTCTTCCGGAACGACGCGATCACGGTGAAGGAGCTGGCGCTCCGGAACCCCGCCGGCCTGGTGATCTCTCCAGGGCCGGGCGGACCGGACGATGCCGGGATCTCTCTCGAAGCGATCAGGGAGTTCGAGGATCGGATCCCGATTCTCGGGGTCTGCCTGGGCCACCAGTGCATAGGGCAGGCGTTCGGGGGACGAATCGTACACGCCCAGGCGCTTATGCACGGGAAAACCTCCCGCGTCCGGCACAACGGCAAAGGGATCTTCTCGATGATCGAGAACCCGATGACCGCCACGCGGTACCATTCCCTCGCCGTTGAGCGCGGGACCCTACCGAAGGATCTGGAGGTTTGCGCCGAGGCCGAGGACGGCGAGGTGATGGGGGTGCGCCACCTCGAAAAACCGGTCTTCGGCGTGCAATTCCACCCGGAGTCGATCCTGACGCAGTCGGGAATGCGTCTCCTTGAGAATTTTCTTTCCCTGATCGACCCGACCCAGCCCGTTCTGCGCGAGTTCGGAACCATCCAGGAGGCGATCGCCGCCGTCTCCGGGCGCAGGAACCTGTCCGGCGACGGGATGCGGGACGCCATGCGGATGATCATGGGCGGGGAAGCTTCCCCTGCGCAGATCGCCTCGTTCCTCTCCTGTCTTTCCATGAAGGGGGAGACGATCACGGAAATCGCCGCTGCCGCCGAAGTGATGCGGCAGAAGGCGATCCGCATCGTCCCTCCGGCGGGGAAGGAGGTTCTCGACACGTGCGGAACGGGAGGGGATCGCGCCGGAACGTTCAACATATCCACCACCGTGGCGTTCGTCGCCGCGGGAAGCGGCGTCGCCGTGGCCAAGCACGGGAACCGGTCCGTGACCAGCCGGTCCGGAAGCGCGGACGTGCTGGAAGCGCTCGGCATGGATCTGAACTCGGACCCCGCGCTGGTGCAGCGCGCTCTCGACGAGGTGGGGATCACCTTCATGTTCGCACCCAGATTTCACGCCGCGATGAAATACGCCATCGGCCCGCGACGGGAGATCGCCATCCGGACGATCTTCAACATCCTCGGCCCGATCAGCAATCCCGCCGGCGTGCGGCGGCAGGTCGTCGGTGTGTTCAGCGAGGAACTCGGGGACACGTACGCACGGGTTCTCGCGGAATCCGGCCACCTGCACGCGTTTGTAGTTCACGGAACCGACGGACTGGACGAGGTCTCCCTCGCCGCGCCTACGATCGTGTGGGAGGTTCGTGAGGGGAAGGTGAAGCGTTTCCTCTTCGACCCGCGGCCGTTCGGGTTCGAGTATGTCCCCCTCGGCGCACTTCGCGGAGGGGATGCCGCCGCGAACGCCAGGATCCTCCTGGGGGTCCTCTCGGGGGATCCGGGTCCGGCGCGCCAGGCCGTCCTCGTGAACGCCGCATTCGCAGCGGTCGCCGGCGGGGCCGCGGAAGACCTGCGGGAGGGGGTGCGGACCGCGACCCGCTCGATCGATTCGGGCGCGTCGATGGAACGGCTTCGGGGATTTCTCGCCATTCTGGGGAAGAGGGAAGCGCGCTGA
- a CDS encoding sensor domain-containing diguanylate cyclase: MRRFRYLAGLSAPVYLLALFLLRERIPGGIPFRLFTAIGPLVTAYFLAAYLLDRNRDDRVPDLLPLLVWGSAAAMEIHAFVPPVARTSVVPAALFFGLGLKCPLTLSIPAILCVSAWLAAVPGPIETEIYYLSAMALIAGGAGIAIRGKYRDSDREMDGVREAIARSRALVLPWEGSGIAGIPASGEMTEESSLLRREEELKDGIRGALDRLLGLTGASHVAYIARSGSPGSVLHEGVLLSRGSPVSREIRLPDTYVPLREATVFRKPFLETGPGARRYAPWESGPGSAPAGVAAVPVFREGVVEGVLLAVRDEEGAWRDPVIPAMELAGHFVGRDIERMRALHQGDRYYLREKWYHGMVRKMAEGGTDRDPVPGEGVRSRREMVYAETAEQVLRQVDADRVLLVESGEDPRKGRVVWALSPNGGGPGPEGYEPFGDSYVGWVIRTGTQRIFPGASGPPRSQGVLPESWEREGERSFLVLPVKGSVGFRGALVCAHPQEKRFRKEHAEIAREITTVMQLGLSHVERIESLTKKADTDGLTGLSNRKAFLEQLAVDLARLDGRHPCGLVMLDIDHFKRVNDTYGHPFGDEVLRGVASVLGKGVRKGDTAGRYGGEEFVLYLHMANTERAREGAERFRRMIRQIRFAHKGKEIAVTASFGVACAPHHGDGVEELLKHADEALYLSKQRGRDRVTVYPG, encoded by the coding sequence TTGAGGCGCTTCAGGTACCTCGCGGGGCTTTCCGCCCCGGTGTACCTCCTTGCCCTCTTCCTCCTTCGGGAGCGGATCCCCGGAGGGATTCCTTTCCGCCTTTTCACCGCGATCGGACCGCTCGTAACCGCGTACTTCCTCGCCGCGTATCTTCTGGATCGGAATCGGGACGACCGTGTCCCCGACCTGCTGCCCCTACTCGTCTGGGGATCCGCCGCGGCCATGGAGATTCACGCGTTCGTTCCGCCGGTCGCCCGGACCTCCGTCGTGCCGGCGGCCCTGTTTTTCGGGCTCGGCCTGAAGTGCCCCCTGACGCTCTCCATTCCGGCGATCCTGTGCGTCAGCGCATGGCTGGCCGCGGTGCCGGGACCGATCGAAACGGAGATCTACTATCTCTCAGCGATGGCCCTGATCGCGGGAGGAGCGGGCATCGCCATCCGTGGAAAGTACAGGGACAGCGACCGGGAGATGGACGGTGTGCGGGAAGCGATCGCCCGGAGCCGGGCGCTCGTCCTTCCGTGGGAGGGATCGGGAATCGCCGGTATTCCCGCAAGCGGGGAGATGACCGAGGAATCCAGCCTGCTCCGGAGGGAAGAGGAACTGAAGGATGGGATCCGGGGGGCGCTGGATCGCCTGTTGGGGCTGACCGGCGCTTCCCATGTCGCCTACATCGCCCGCTCCGGATCGCCCGGATCCGTTCTCCACGAAGGGGTCCTCCTCAGCCGCGGGTCGCCGGTCTCCCGGGAGATCCGGCTTCCCGACACGTATGTCCCGCTTCGGGAAGCGACCGTCTTCAGGAAACCGTTTCTCGAAACCGGGCCGGGTGCAAGGAGGTACGCCCCGTGGGAAAGCGGTCCGGGGAGCGCCCCCGCCGGGGTCGCCGCGGTCCCGGTGTTCAGGGAGGGGGTGGTGGAAGGGGTCCTCCTTGCGGTACGCGACGAAGAGGGCGCGTGGAGGGATCCCGTGATCCCGGCGATGGAGCTGGCGGGTCACTTCGTGGGGCGCGATATAGAGCGGATGCGTGCGCTGCACCAGGGGGACCGGTACTACCTCCGGGAAAAGTGGTACCACGGTATGGTCCGGAAGATGGCGGAAGGGGGGACGGATAGAGACCCGGTGCCGGGCGAGGGCGTCCGTTCGAGGCGGGAGATGGTCTACGCGGAGACCGCGGAACAGGTTCTCCGGCAGGTCGACGCGGACAGGGTCCTTCTGGTCGAATCCGGGGAGGACCCGCGGAAAGGTCGCGTCGTCTGGGCGCTGTCGCCGAACGGGGGCGGTCCGGGCCCGGAGGGGTACGAGCCTTTCGGGGACAGTTACGTCGGGTGGGTGATCCGAACCGGTACGCAGCGCATCTTCCCCGGGGCCTCCGGTCCCCCGCGGAGCCAGGGTGTCCTTCCGGAATCGTGGGAGAGGGAGGGGGAGCGGTCGTTCCTGGTCCTTCCGGTGAAGGGTAGTGTCGGGTTTCGGGGCGCCCTGGTCTGCGCCCACCCGCAGGAGAAACGGTTCCGGAAAGAGCACGCGGAGATCGCGCGGGAGATCACAACGGTCATGCAGCTCGGGCTTTCCCACGTCGAGCGGATCGAGTCGCTCACGAAAAAGGCGGACACGGACGGGTTGACCGGGCTGTCGAACCGGAAGGCGTTCCTCGAACAGCTGGCGGTGGATCTGGCGCGGCTCGACGGTCGGCACCCGTGCGGCCTGGTGATGCTGGACATCGACCACTTCAAGCGGGTCAACGACACCTACGGGCACCCGTTCGGCGACGAGGTGCTGCGGGGCGTGGCGTCGGTCCTCGGCAAGGGAGTCCGCAAAGGCGACACGGCGGGGCGGTATGGAGGGGAGGAGTTCGTGCTCTACCTGCATATGGCGAACACCGAGCGGGCCCGGGAGGGGGCCGAGAGGTTTCGCAGGATGATCCGGCAGATCCGGTTCGCCCATAAGGGGAAAGAGATCGCCGTCACCGCTTCCTTCGGCGTCGCGTGCGCCCCTCATCACGGGGACGGAGTGGAGGAGCTTCTGAAACACGCCGACGAGGCCCTCTATCTCTCCAAGCAGCGTGGTCGCGACCGGGTGACGGTCTACCCGGGCTGA
- the trpE gene encoding anthranilate synthase component I codes for MIVPDKAQFLKQASVGALIPVFREFHADLETPVSAYMKISARFPTDHFLLESVEGGEKWARYSFIGFDPHLRFRADGKGITVRQGGETRNIPVSGDPLEALAGILKAIRYRPAPGLPRLSGGAVGFIGYDYVRYLEKVGGNRPLTDAPDAMFLFPSRLLIFDNVRHTILIVAHGSVGAGQDPGVAYARALEAIEEVRGILRVPLEGTEVPDGDDGGEAPAFEMSRGAFLDAVRKAKEHIRNGDIIQAVLSNRATVRTRRSPAEVYRVLRALNPSPYMYLLRMGDLSIVGSSPEILVRLEGDEIQLRPIAGTRPRGATPSEDRRLEAELLSDPKELAEHVMLVDLGRNDVGRVAAWGSVKANELMGIERYSHVMHIVSNVVGKLREGLTAFDVLRAAFPAGTVSGAPKVRAMQIISDLEPFRRGIYAGAVGYFDLQGSMDFCIAIRTIVMSGREARIQAGAGIVADSDPAREWDEILSKAKILFRAVGVSMETLEAL; via the coding sequence GTGATCGTCCCCGACAAGGCTCAATTTCTCAAGCAGGCTTCGGTAGGAGCGCTGATTCCCGTCTTCCGGGAATTCCACGCCGACCTCGAGACCCCGGTTTCCGCCTACATGAAGATTTCGGCCCGGTTTCCGACCGACCACTTCCTCCTGGAGAGCGTGGAGGGGGGGGAAAAGTGGGCCCGGTACTCCTTCATCGGATTCGACCCGCATCTCCGGTTTCGCGCCGACGGGAAGGGGATCACGGTCCGCCAGGGAGGGGAGACGCGGAACATTCCCGTCTCCGGGGATCCACTCGAAGCGCTCGCGGGGATCCTGAAGGCGATACGGTACCGTCCGGCGCCGGGACTCCCAAGACTCTCGGGGGGCGCGGTCGGTTTCATCGGATACGACTATGTCCGGTATCTTGAAAAGGTCGGGGGGAACAGGCCCTTGACCGACGCCCCCGACGCGATGTTCCTCTTTCCGTCCCGGCTCCTGATCTTCGATAACGTCCGGCACACGATCCTGATCGTCGCTCACGGTTCGGTCGGCGCGGGGCAGGACCCGGGCGTCGCGTACGCGCGGGCGCTCGAGGCGATCGAGGAGGTCCGGGGGATACTCCGCGTGCCGCTGGAGGGAACCGAAGTGCCGGACGGGGACGACGGCGGGGAGGCCCCCGCATTCGAGATGTCCCGCGGGGCGTTCCTCGACGCCGTGCGCAAGGCCAAGGAGCACATCCGGAACGGCGACATCATCCAGGCGGTTCTGTCCAACCGTGCGACCGTTCGCACGCGGCGGTCTCCCGCCGAGGTGTACCGCGTTCTTCGGGCCCTCAATCCCTCCCCCTACATGTACCTGCTGAGAATGGGGGACCTGTCGATCGTCGGATCCTCGCCGGAAATCCTCGTCCGGCTCGAGGGGGACGAGATCCAGCTCCGCCCCATCGCCGGGACGCGCCCCCGGGGCGCCACCCCCTCGGAGGACCGTCGGCTGGAGGCGGAGCTTCTCTCGGACCCGAAGGAACTCGCGGAGCACGTGATGCTCGTGGATCTCGGCCGCAACGACGTGGGCCGGGTCGCCGCGTGGGGATCCGTGAAAGCCAACGAACTGATGGGGATCGAGCGGTACTCGCACGTCATGCACATCGTGTCGAACGTGGTCGGGAAGCTTCGCGAGGGGCTCACCGCGTTCGACGTGCTCCGGGCGGCGTTTCCCGCGGGGACGGTCTCGGGCGCCCCGAAGGTCCGGGCGATGCAGATCATCTCCGATCTCGAACCGTTCCGCCGGGGCATCTACGCGGGGGCGGTCGGATATTTCGACCTGCAGGGCAGCATGGATTTCTGCATCGCGATCCGAACCATCGTGATGTCCGGGAGGGAGGCGAGGATCCAGGCGGGGGCGGGGATCGTCGCGGATTCGGACCCCGCGCGGGAGTGGGACGAGATTCTGAGCAAGGCGAAGATCCTCTTCCGCGCTGTCGGTGTGTCGATGGAAACGCTGGAGGCGCTATGA
- a CDS encoding SPOR domain-containing protein, with product MRSLRHKLGYRRGDPDRHSFAFFVIGTLVVIAVAFFLGFQLGRYVEKTAVKEATGKIVSPGPAAENAARIATSAEIRKDMSAFSEEASKIPGVAPPVAKLPTAGDDLRKTESEATFPESLSRKDPSPEPMARTKEKAKAPAPSVEGKYMLQAGAMKSRETADALRKRLDRGGYKAKVIRVATQPLGEVYRVRVGPFGSRDEAMKAMKAIRAEMKIDVILLKG from the coding sequence GTGAGATCGCTTCGCCACAAACTCGGGTATCGACGCGGGGATCCCGACCGGCATTCCTTCGCCTTCTTCGTCATCGGCACCCTCGTCGTCATCGCCGTCGCCTTTTTCCTCGGGTTCCAGTTGGGAAGATACGTCGAGAAGACCGCGGTGAAGGAGGCGACGGGGAAAATCGTTTCCCCGGGACCCGCGGCCGAGAACGCGGCGCGGATCGCCACCTCCGCCGAGATCCGGAAGGATATGTCGGCGTTCTCGGAGGAGGCGTCGAAGATCCCGGGGGTGGCCCCTCCGGTGGCGAAGCTCCCGACCGCCGGGGACGATCTGAGGAAGACGGAGTCCGAGGCCACCTTTCCCGAATCGCTCTCCCGGAAGGATCCCTCCCCGGAGCCGATGGCGAGGACGAAGGAGAAGGCCAAGGCCCCGGCGCCATCCGTGGAAGGGAAGTATATGCTGCAGGCGGGGGCGATGAAATCCCGCGAAACCGCCGACGCCTTGCGGAAGCGACTCGATCGGGGCGGGTACAAGGCGAAGGTGATTCGCGTTGCGACCCAGCCCCTCGGGGAGGTGTACCGCGTTCGCGTGGGGCCGTTCGGGTCCCGCGACGAGGCCATGAAGGCGATGAAGGCGATACGGGCCGAGATGAAGATCGACGTTATCCTGCTGAAGGGATGA
- the argS gene encoding arginine--tRNA ligase — protein sequence MDARRIVESLVFSAVRKKVAEWGEDAEVPVSLEIPRQESYGDFSTNAAMQLAKRLGRKPRAVAEEIVSALREEDRRGRFESLSIAGPGFINIVLSEEFWREVLTVALEKGPRFGASKTGEGQTVHLEFVSANPTGPLHVGHGRGAAVGDALARILEFTGHKVVREYYINDVGNQMDNLGRSLYARYRVLCGRPSELPEDGYRGEYMIELARGFREEVGDRYADSPEEEALPVFRKEAGDRILRGIRDDLASFRVTYDRWFAEKDLHDQGLVAAALGNLRERGQLYEADGATWLRSQALGDEKDRVLVRADGRTTYFAADVAYHRHKLREGFSRMIDIWGADHHGYVPRLRAALRGLGEDENRLEVLLVQFVTLIREGHAVQMSTRSGEFTTLREVLDEVGVDAARFFYLLRSFHTHLDFDLTLAKTQSRNNPVYYIQYVHARICSVFREAEAQGKTLAGHPPLSILTFPEEVRLMKAVARFPDVVSECAKTLEPHRIPFYLLEVSDLFHAFYHQHRFLGESPERTQARLALALGVKTVVASGLSLIGVTAPDRM from the coding sequence TTGGACGCACGTCGGATCGTCGAATCCCTGGTCTTCTCCGCGGTGCGGAAAAAGGTCGCGGAATGGGGAGAGGACGCGGAGGTCCCCGTCTCCCTCGAGATCCCCCGGCAGGAGTCGTACGGGGATTTCTCGACCAACGCGGCGATGCAGCTCGCAAAGCGTCTCGGGAGAAAACCGCGGGCGGTAGCGGAGGAAATCGTGTCGGCGCTCCGCGAGGAGGACCGACGGGGCCGCTTCGAGTCCCTTTCGATCGCCGGGCCGGGGTTCATCAACATCGTCCTCTCCGAGGAGTTCTGGAGGGAAGTCCTGACGGTCGCCCTGGAAAAAGGGCCCCGGTTCGGCGCCTCGAAGACCGGGGAGGGACAGACCGTCCACCTCGAGTTCGTGTCGGCCAACCCGACGGGACCCCTGCACGTCGGTCACGGCCGCGGCGCCGCCGTCGGCGACGCCCTTGCCCGGATCCTCGAGTTCACCGGGCACAAGGTCGTCCGCGAATATTACATCAACGACGTCGGAAACCAGATGGACAACCTGGGGCGCTCGCTCTACGCGAGATACCGCGTTCTGTGCGGACGTCCCTCCGAACTCCCGGAGGATGGGTATCGCGGGGAGTACATGATCGAACTCGCCCGGGGCTTCCGCGAGGAAGTCGGGGACCGGTACGCCGACTCGCCGGAGGAGGAGGCGCTCCCCGTCTTCAGGAAGGAGGCCGGTGATCGCATCCTTCGCGGGATCCGCGACGACCTCGCCTCGTTCCGGGTAACGTACGACCGGTGGTTCGCGGAAAAGGATCTGCACGACCAGGGTCTGGTCGCCGCCGCCCTCGGGAATCTCCGGGAACGCGGACAGCTCTACGAGGCCGATGGGGCGACCTGGTTACGCAGCCAGGCGCTCGGGGACGAAAAGGACCGCGTCCTGGTTCGCGCGGACGGACGAACCACCTATTTCGCGGCGGACGTCGCGTATCACCGCCACAAGCTGCGGGAAGGGTTCTCCCGGATGATCGACATCTGGGGGGCGGACCATCACGGGTACGTGCCGAGACTGCGCGCGGCGCTTCGGGGGCTCGGGGAGGACGAGAACCGACTGGAGGTGCTCCTCGTCCAGTTCGTGACCCTGATCCGGGAGGGGCATGCCGTCCAGATGTCGACCCGGTCGGGGGAATTCACGACCCTGCGCGAGGTCCTCGACGAGGTGGGGGTCGATGCCGCGCGGTTTTTCTACCTGCTGCGCAGTTTCCACACCCACCTGGACTTCGACCTCACCCTGGCGAAGACCCAGTCGCGGAACAACCCGGTGTATTACATCCAGTACGTGCACGCCCGGATCTGCTCCGTTTTCCGCGAGGCGGAAGCCCAGGGCAAGACGCTCGCCGGACACCCGCCCCTTTCCATCCTTACCTTCCCCGAGGAAGTCCGGTTGATGAAGGCGGTCGCCCGCTTTCCCGACGTCGTCTCGGAGTGCGCGAAGACGCTGGAGCCCCACCGGATCCCCTTTTATCTCCTCGAGGTGTCGGATCTCTTCCACGCCTTCTACCATCAGCACCGGTTCCTCGGGGAATCTCCCGAGCGGACGCAGGCCCGGCTCGCACTCGCGCTCGGCGTGAAGACGGTGGTCGCGTCCGGGCTTTCGCTGATCGGCGTGACGGCTCCGGACCGGATGTGA
- a CDS encoding phosphoribosylanthranilate isomerase: MFRIKICGVTRPEDAAHAVACAAEAIGINFFQGSPRFVPLDVAREIVAAVGGRAEVVGVFVNASPGTIVSLCGRLGIRRVQLHGDEPPGDASRIPLWRMRVVHADRTPVLPALLAYPCEAFLFDAGGKDAYGGTGRELAWGELAGRFPGVADARRPGGASKPWLLAGGLTPENVERAIIAARPFGVDVASGVESSPGRKDPGKVKMFIERANAGFRIVEG, encoded by the coding sequence ATGTTCCGCATCAAGATCTGCGGGGTGACCCGTCCGGAGGATGCAGCGCACGCCGTCGCGTGCGCTGCGGAGGCGATCGGGATCAACTTTTTCCAAGGGTCCCCCCGGTTCGTCCCTCTGGACGTCGCCCGGGAGATCGTGGCGGCGGTGGGGGGCCGGGCGGAGGTCGTCGGGGTGTTCGTGAACGCGTCCCCGGGGACGATCGTTTCGCTGTGCGGGCGGCTCGGGATCCGCCGGGTCCAGCTTCACGGGGACGAGCCTCCCGGGGATGCCTCCCGCATCCCGCTCTGGCGGATGCGGGTGGTCCACGCGGATCGCACCCCTGTGCTTCCGGCACTCCTCGCGTACCCGTGCGAGGCGTTCCTGTTCGACGCCGGCGGGAAGGACGCCTACGGCGGGACGGGTCGTGAACTGGCGTGGGGGGAACTCGCGGGGCGATTCCCCGGGGTAGCGGATGCGCGACGTCCGGGGGGGGCGTCGAAGCCGTGGCTCCTTGCGGGCGGGCTCACGCCCGAAAACGTCGAGCGCGCTATCATCGCTGCGCGCCCGTTCGGAGTCGATGTCGCCTCCGGCGTGGAGTCGTCACCGGGAAGAAAAGACCCGGGCAAGGTGAAAATGTTCATCGAACGCGCGAACGCGGGGTTCCGCATTGTCGAGGGGTAG
- a CDS encoding indole-3-glycerol phosphate synthase TrpC: MSGVREELSARKALVPVGDLLRTASMRGPAKDLLRTIPEGPGIIAEIKRASPSRGWIRRDLDAVATAAAYLAGGAWAVSVLTENRSFGGSLADLSDIRAAFPEATLLRKDFTLDDYMLAESRAHGADLVLLMVSVLGEKTVEMVARAFSHRLEPLVEVRDAAEIAIASRSGARLIGINNRNLDTLTVDLSTGARLLPLLPAGVYPVVESGISTADQVRDFHRAGARLFLIGESLAGSKVPADTIRGYVGK; the protein is encoded by the coding sequence TTGTCGGGCGTCCGCGAGGAACTTTCCGCACGGAAGGCGCTCGTTCCGGTCGGGGATCTTCTTCGGACCGCTTCGATGCGCGGACCCGCGAAGGATCTCCTCCGGACGATCCCGGAAGGCCCGGGAATCATCGCGGAGATCAAGCGCGCCTCTCCGTCGAGGGGATGGATCCGTCGCGATCTCGATGCCGTCGCGACCGCTGCGGCCTATCTCGCGGGGGGCGCGTGGGCGGTCTCCGTGTTGACGGAGAATCGCAGCTTCGGCGGGTCGCTTGCGGACCTCTCGGACATCCGTGCCGCATTCCCGGAGGCGACGCTTCTGCGGAAGGATTTTACGCTGGACGACTACATGCTGGCGGAGTCGCGGGCGCACGGCGCCGATCTGGTCCTGCTCATGGTCTCCGTCCTCGGTGAAAAGACGGTGGAGATGGTGGCACGCGCCTTCTCGCACCGCCTCGAACCGCTGGTGGAGGTGCGCGACGCGGCGGAGATCGCGATCGCCTCCCGGTCGGGGGCGCGGTTGATCGGCATCAACAACCGTAACCTGGACACATTGACCGTGGACCTTTCCACGGGGGCGCGGTTGCTCCCCCTTCTTCCCGCCGGTGTGTACCCGGTCGTGGAAAGCGGAATCTCGACGGCGGACCAGGTCCGGGACTTCCACCGGGCCGGCGCCCGCCTCTTCCTGATCGGGGAGTCCCTGGCCGGAAGCAAAGTCCCCGCTGACACGATCCGCGGGTATGTGGGAAAATGA
- a CDS encoding TrpB-like pyridoxal phosphate-dependent enzyme: MKVKFLLKDSEIPKTWYNIMADMPNRPAAVLHPGTGKPVGPDDLAPLFPMPLIEQEVSSQREIPIPEAVREIYTLWRPTPMFRALRLEKALGTKSKIYYKYEGVSPAGSHKPNTSIPQAYYNKMSGRKRIATETGAGQWGSAMALAGSFFGLEVKVYMVKVSYNQKPYRRMLMETWGAKVVASPSKDTNSGRAILGEFPDSPGSLGIAISEAVEDAATREDTSYALGSVLNHVCLHQTVIGLEAKEQMKLAGDYPDVVIACCGGGSNLAGIGFPFLRDKIAGSSNPRIVAVEPSSCPTLTKGIYAYDFGDTAKLTPLMKMYTLGHDFVPDGIHAGGLRYHGDSALVSQLHHEGLLEAQAYGQIAVFESAMIFARTEGILPAPESSHAIHSAIVEAKRADEEGKQKTVLFNLSGHGFFDLTAFDDYLNGRLKDLEYPKEKVAEALHRLPKVAG; the protein is encoded by the coding sequence ATGAAGGTGAAATTTCTCCTCAAGGACTCGGAAATACCGAAGACCTGGTACAACATCATGGCGGACATGCCGAACCGTCCGGCGGCGGTCCTCCACCCCGGAACCGGCAAGCCGGTAGGCCCCGACGATCTCGCACCGCTCTTCCCCATGCCCCTGATCGAGCAGGAAGTGTCGTCGCAGCGGGAGATCCCGATCCCCGAGGCGGTCCGGGAAATCTACACCCTCTGGAGGCCGACACCGATGTTCCGCGCCCTTCGGCTCGAGAAGGCGCTGGGGACGAAGTCGAAGATCTACTATAAATACGAGGGCGTCAGTCCCGCGGGGAGCCACAAGCCGAACACCTCCATCCCCCAGGCGTACTACAACAAAATGTCGGGACGGAAGCGGATCGCGACGGAGACGGGGGCAGGTCAATGGGGCTCCGCCATGGCACTCGCCGGGTCGTTCTTCGGGCTCGAAGTGAAGGTCTACATGGTGAAGGTCAGCTACAACCAGAAGCCGTATCGCCGGATGCTCATGGAAACCTGGGGGGCGAAGGTCGTGGCGTCCCCGAGCAAGGACACCAACTCCGGACGCGCCATCCTCGGGGAGTTTCCGGACTCCCCGGGGTCCCTCGGGATCGCGATCAGCGAGGCGGTCGAGGATGCGGCGACGCGCGAGGACACCAGCTATGCCCTCGGGTCGGTCCTCAACCATGTCTGCCTCCACCAGACGGTCATCGGCCTGGAGGCGAAGGAGCAGATGAAGCTGGCGGGGGATTACCCCGACGTCGTCATCGCGTGCTGCGGGGGGGGGAGCAACCTCGCCGGGATCGGCTTCCCCTTCCTGCGGGACAAGATCGCGGGAAGCAGTAATCCGCGAATCGTCGCGGTCGAGCCGTCCTCCTGCCCGACGCTCACAAAGGGGATCTACGCCTACGATTTCGGGGACACGGCGAAACTCACGCCGCTCATGAAGATGTACACCCTCGGCCACGACTTCGTGCCCGACGGGATCCACGCGGGGGGGCTGCGGTACCACGGGGACTCGGCGCTCGTCAGCCAGCTTCATCACGAAGGATTGCTCGAGGCCCAGGCGTACGGCCAGATCGCCGTCTTCGAGAGCGCGATGATCTTCGCCCGCACGGAAGGAATCCTTCCGGCGCCCGAGTCGTCCCACGCCATCCACTCGGCGATCGTCGAGGCGAAACGCGCGGACGAGGAGGGGAAGCAAAAGACCGTCCTCTTCAATTTGAGCGGACACGGTTTCTTCGATCTCACCGCTTTCGACGACTACCTCAACGGGCGCCTGAAGGATCTGGAGTACCCGAAAGAGAAGGTCGCCGAGGCGCTTCACCGGCTGCCCAAGGTGGCGGGGTAG